The Tolypothrix sp. PCC 7712 region GGTAAGGCATTACAAGCTATAGGTAGAGGAATCAATCATCCTGGCTCTACCCGCGTAATGATTATGCAATGGCTCAAAGGTGGTAGTGGCTACACAGAAGACGCTGCGATCGCAGCCTTACAGCAATCATATCCAGAGGTAGTGGATCATCAACGTTGTGGAAGAGATGCGATCGTCTGGCGCAATTCTCGCCAAGAATTAGACTACGTAGAAGCCGAAAGAGGTTGGGAAATTGCCAAAACTGCGATCGCTTCTGGATTGTATAAAACCATTATTTTGGATGAACTCAATCCCACCGTTGACTTAGAATTACTCCCCGTAGAACCGATTGTGCAAGCATTACTTCGCAAACCCCGTGATACGGAAGTAATTATCACCGGTCGCTGTCAAAATCAACCTTCATACTTTGATTTAGCCAGCGTTCACTCCGAAGTTTATTGCCACAAACACTATGCCAATCACGGCGTAGAACTAAAACGTGGCGTAGATTTTTAAATTGGGTGTTTGGTGTTTGGTATTCGGTATTTATAATTAGTTGTTCCCATTCCCCATTACCCCTTTTCCCTTCCCCCATTCCCCAATCTAACTGTGTCCTTTTATTACTAATTAATAAGTAATTCCTCTCAGGCTTTTTAACCATTTTTTCAAGTAGTTTTTATTATCCACTTATAAAAAATGGTTACAATATGCTGTTTCGTAAATTACTTACTTTACCAGCTGTTCTAGCTGTTTTAGGCAGTACATTTCCGGCTTTTGCTATTCCATCAGAAGTATTTATTTCTGAATTGCCAGAAATTCAGCAAAGCTTACCACCAGGTTATGCAATGCGTTTACCCGAACAAATTCGCTTAGGAGATGGTAGTAATCGCGATTTGCTCAGTAAACTAACTGTCAAAGTTTTTTCTAGCAATTCGCCTCGCAGTATGATTGTGGGTTTATTCAGTTGTGAAACTACTGATACGTCTTGTTTAGTAGGCAGTTTTAGCGTTGATAGCCCCAATTCTGTCACTGCAATCAAAGAATTTTATAAACACAGACACACAGGTAAGCCAGTTTCTTTAGGAAAAAATATTCAAGGGTATTTATTAGAAGGAAATCAGCAAAATCCACCACAACCTTTTTCTTCATTGATGTGGCAGCAAGATGCATTAGTCCACACAGTTTCGTTCCCCGTTAAAGAACGGCAAAATATTCTCTGGATGGGTTATTCGATGGTGCATCAGCCACCTGTTCGCCGCACCTATGCGAAGTTGAAAAGACCAAGTCCGGTATTGTCGGCTGAGAAGTAAAACAGAGTAATTTGTAATTCGTAATTCGTAATTCGTAATTACAAAATTGTTGCTAGGGATAACCCAGAACCCTGACTTTTTGAAAAATTCGGGGTTTTAAATCTTACTAAAGTACGAGATTTTCTACAGTTTGCTTGAATCGAGGCGTGAAAATAGTTTAGGCTGAAATTGTCTACCTATTTTTTTTAAGGTGAACAATGCCAGAGCCTGATAAGAACATTTTAAAAATACAGCCAATCACGCTAGTGTTGATTATCTCGGCTTTAATTCTTTTACCTCTTTTATTCGCTGGTTTTCTATCCCAGTAAATTCTAGAGCAATTGAAATTCCTCAACCCAACTGATTACCAAGCATTTGAGGAATTTGAGGAGAGCGATCGCGCTTTGCAATATGTACCAATTCTTCATCATTCGCTAAATATCCATAAATTTTAGGGTAGGGAAATCCTACCCTCTATAGATTTTGGTACGTATTAACAATTCTCAGCTACTAATTCACTAGTTGGTCATTTTTGGAAAAAATCAGATTTTCTCTATTAAGCAAGCTCTGCAAAAAGAGAATTTATCAAGTTTGCTGGAGCCTAGAATTTAAAGCTTTTTTAAAAATTTTTCTGCGATTTTTTAGTTCAGGTAGATTATCGCTAATTCTAGGTTTCAGTATATATCTTTGTATATATATATAGTCATGCTCTAACCGTAAATCTTTCTCCCTAAGGAGACATGAATACAACTCAATTTGGTAGCTAACTTTAGAAAGTAATTATTTGACATAAGAAACCGAACAAGGTTTCCACTGGCTACAAAAGTCAAAAGCTTTAGTTAGTTAAAAGGAGTTTTCAAATGTCAGACACCAGTAAGCGCGGTTTTGCTTCTATGGATGAAGATAAACAACGCGAAATTGCTAGTAAAGGCGGACACGCTGCTCATGAAAAAGGTACAGCACACGAGTTTACCTCTGAGGAAGCCCGTGAAGCTGGACGCAAGGGCGGTGAAGCTGTAAGCCAAGACAGAGAACACATGGCTGAAATTGGCAGCAAAGGCGGCAAGAGTTCCCACAGAGGCAGCAGCAAATCAAATAATAATAATGATGAGGACAATAACGAAGAAGGCAAAGGCACTCAGGGTGGTACCCGAGGGCAACATTCTCAAGCTGGAAAGCAAAGCCACAAGAATCAATAGAGGTTAATAGGGATTGGGGACTAGGTACTGGGTACTGGGTACTGGGAACAGTTTATTTTTATGCCTTTGTTGTGTCATTTATCACATCAGAGGCTAACTTGAAAATGGGCATAGGGCATAGGGCATGGGGCATGGGGCATTGGAAATACAGGTTTTCATTTTTGGTTGTGGGTTTTTCCCATGAGGGGCTAACTTGAAAAACTTATGATAGCTGGGTAAAAAGACTACTTTGTAGTTCCTAATCCCCAGTCCCTAATCCCTAGTTCCTAATCCCTAGTTCCTAATCCCTATTTAGGTAATACCTGGCGCAGTGCTTCTAAAAGTCTATCAACACTTTCTTTACGGCTGTTAAAGCCCATTAGTCCAACCCGCCAAACTTTACCGGCTAGTTCGCCAAGACCACCGCCAATTTCAATGTTATGTTCATCAAGTAGCTTACGGGCAATGGCTTTGCCATCAACTCCTTCAGGGATGCGAACAGTGGTTAGTGTTGGGAGACGATATTCTCGCTCTACGTGCATACTTAATCCAATATCTTCCAAACTATCCCAGAGATACTCTACATTTTTTTGATGACGTTGCCAGCTGTTTGCTAGTCCTTCTTCCGCCACTAAACGTAGTGCTTCCCGTAATGCATAGTACAGATTAATGGGTGCTGTATGGTGATAGATGCGTTCAGTACCCCAATATTTACTCAGCAAGTTCATATCTAAATACCAGTTAGCAACCTTGCTACGTCTGTTTTGCAATTTCTCTACAGCACGGGGACTCATGGTAAAGGGTGAAGCACCCGGAGGACAACCCAAGCCTTTTTGACTACAGCTGTAAGCAAGGTCTACTCCCCAATTATCTAAAAATATGGGTACTCCACCCAAGCTGGTAACGGTATCTACTAGTAATAGTGTGTCAAATTCACGACATAAATCAGCTACCCCTTCCAACGGCTGACGTGCGCCAGTGGAGGTTTCCGCATGAACTAAGGCGAGAATTGCTGGGCGATGAGTTTCTAGTGCTGTGCGGATTTCATCTAAATTGAAGACTTGTCCCCAAGGTTTAGTAATAGTGCGGACATCTGCGCCATATCTTCCCGCCATATCTACAAGGCGATTGCCAAAATATCCCGCTACACCAATTAATACGACATCGCCAGGTTCTGTGATATTGGCGATGGTTGCTTCCATTGCGGCTGTTCCTGTACCGCTAACTGCAATTGTCAGGGGGTTTTCTGTCTGCCATACGTAGCGTAGCAATGACTGAATTTCATCCATCAAAGCCAGAAAAGCAGGATCAAGATGCCCAACTGGTGAGGTATTCATTGCCTGAAGAACGGCTGGATGAGCATTGGAAGGCCCCGGCCCCAATAGTAGACGATTTGGCGTTGCTAAAGGTGCAAGTTGTAACCTTTGACTATCGTTGATTGATACGGTATGCGTCATGATTTTTTGTAAGCTATGCGGTACTTACCGCATCATAGAGCGATCGCATCACCGTTTTTTGAGTGATTCTCAGGATTCTTAATTTTGCTTATCAATGAGTGCTGAAGTAAGATGCAGCATACTTTTACAAGCATCCAAAGCAAGATATTTCAGCGAAAATTACTAATTTAGATAACGTTGCTCTCGGTATTATGGTCTTGATGGCAGTTATCCCAATACGGTTCGGATAAGTCTTTTGCATCTCCCTCGTGATTTGGGAAAAGGGTAATGGGAAAAGGGTAAGGGTGAATTCAATCCTTTTCCCCTTTTCCCTTTCCCCCTTAACCGAACTGTATTGGCAGTTATCCCACTTTCTTTCTCCAACTACAGGAATGACACCACAAGACGCAAGGCAAGAAGCACCCGCAACCCAGCGCAACCGCGAACCGATTTTAGAAGTACTTTTACAAGTATTACCTGCGAGTGGCACGATACTGGAAATAGCTGCTGGAACTGGCGAACATTCAGTGTTTTTTGCCCCCAAATTCAAACCGCGCCAGTGGCTACCTACAGATGTAAACCCACAGTCACTCGCCAGCATTAGTGCCTGGATTGAACACTGCGGCTGTGAGAATATTTATCCACCGCAAACGCTGGATGTGAGAGAAGCAGTTTGGACAGTGGAAACAGGAGTAGTCAGCGAGTGGCTTCAGACTTCACCAATTACTGCGATCGTTAATATTAATATGATTCATATTTCATCTTGGTCAGCTTGTCTGGGGCTAATGGCAGGGGCAAATCGTATCCTTCAACCGGGAGATATTCTGTATTTATACGGCCCATTTAAACGCGGTGGAGAACATACAGCACCGAGTAATGCTGCTTTTGATGAATATTTACGCGCCCAAAATCCAGAGTGGGGTGTGCGTAACTTAGAGGATGTCATTGCAGTAGCTAATGCAGAAAATTTTGTCTTCAAACAGATTTACCAAATGCCCGCAAATAATCTTTCCGTAGTGTTTGAACGTTCTGCTAATGAATGAATTTAATTCGTATTCCTATATATTCCATCTCAGGTGGCTTGCTTGTGAGCAATTAATTCTTCTAGAGTGAATACGACTTTAAATTACAAAATTTCACAAGATAATTATGGTTTTTGCAGGTAAAAGACCTAATAACTTAGGGGTTAACAACGGGAAACTAGCATCTTGTCCCAATAGCCCTAACTGTGTATCTAGCCAAAGTACAGATGCAGTCCATCAAATTGCCCCACTGACTTTTACATCAACGCCAGAAGAAGCGATCGCCAATCTTAAAAGTATCATTGAGTCTTTACCCAGAACTCAAATCATTACTGAAAGTACTGATTATCTGTATGCAGAATTTAAAAGTGCCTTATTAGGCTTCGTGGATGATGTCGAATTTTATCTTGACCGCAACGCAAATGTCATTCAAGTGCGTTCAGCTTCTCGCTTGGGTCAAAGCGATTTAGGTGTAAATCGTCAACGCATAGAAACTATTCGCGCCAAGTTCAACGAAGCTTAAATGAGGACAAGGGGGCGGGGTAGAGACGCGATGAATCGCGTCTTTACAAGCACGGGGAGAAATTCTCATTACCCATTACCCATCGCCAATGCTTTTTGTAATAACATTTGGTCTTCTAACTTAGCTTCAAAACGCCCATTTTCAATATCACGAATCCAACTTTGGCTTTTACCTGTTAGCTTTGCTAAGTCTCTTTGGCTTAACCCTAGTCTTTTTCTCGCCTCAAGAATATATTCAACAGAAAGCGCTATTTGTGGTTTTAATTTTGTTTTGCGGCTAGTAGTTCGCTGCTTTTTCTTAGATTTGGCAAGTTGTTTTTTCCACTCTGGTGGAACTTCAAAATATAAGATGCGGGCATTCATGAGTCGATTCCACTTACCACGAGGGGCTGCATCGGTTAATCGCGTACCGTTACTACCATCATCAATCCAGAAGTCCAATGCGGCTTCTGCATCTTCAGGAATATCAACTAATTTTGCCCATAAAGGTTGAATTTCTAATGGGTAGGTAACAGGATCGAATATAGGTTTGAGTCCATGATAATTAAGTACTTCTAAATCGCTTTCAAATATTCTTAAGAGGCGTTGGCGATGCTCTGGGTGTCCAGAGACTTGGCTCAGTTTTCGCTCGCCATAAGCAACTCTCATGAGGGTGGGGATAGTAATGCGTTGTTCTCTACCTATTTTGGTTTTAAATAATAACCACAGCATCATCCGCGCTGCACCTTCATGCTGTTGCCAAATGCTCATGACTACATTTAGTAAAGCTTTAGGTAAGGTACCGTATTGATAGAAAGCAGTACGCTCTTTGCAGCCTTGGCGATTGAGAAAATACTCTGCCCACTGACCGACTTTAATTGTAAAGGTCAACCCAACTAGATGTTTGCATCCTAAATCGTCTTCTTGAAAGTGGTGTTGAATATCTAATAAATGCCACAAGCGGCTTTTTTCTAGGTATACCCCTGGAATCTTCCCTTTTGCGGGTAAATCAATAGAAGCGATCAGTTGACAGGGTTGTTGAGCAAGTTCTTTAATCAAAGCTAGCTTGGTAGTTTTGCTCAAGTCTTTACGTTTCTCTAGCCCTAGATAGTCCTCAATCTGTCGGTCGTTGATGGTAAACTTTTCTTCCCAAGGTTGATCTAGGTTAGTGGCGTGAGCGGCATATATTAAGTGCATACAAGCAGATCTAATATCAAATGCCTCGATCGCAGATAAAGCCTTGGCACCTTTAAGTACGCTTTCTGGCTCGGAATTTACGCTATCCGTCACTCGGAATGCGATCGCACCTTTACCACCATTAATTTGTCGTTGATAATATAACTCTCCATCCGCATCAACTTGCCAAGGAAGCGATTGACGCTGGGCTAAAACATTGCATAATTCCCAAATAACAATAGCTGAGGCAAAAGGATGTCCTTTCCCATCGGTAAATAGCTTCTGACTGGTAATGACATTAGCATCAACCTTGCATCTACCCTTTTTTGCTTGATAAGGCACTGGAGAATTGACAGGGCAACAAAGGACACACTGCGGTGTCATATAACCTTCGCAATCATTACACAAACTCGGATCTATCCAGTAGTCACCATCGATAACTTGGATCGCACCTTCAGGACACTGAGGAAGGCAATGGTCACACTGAATACAGCGCTTAGTAATGGCATAGGGCATAGTATTGTAAGAGTGATTTTTAAATTGAAATGCTAAATCAAGCCGTAGATAGCTACGGAATTCAGCTTTTATCTATTCCTCTCGGTGGCAAAGATGCCGAATTTTCTAGATGTTGCTAATACGCGATCGCCGCAAAATTTTAATTAGTTAAAAATTAATTGCTGTTGATTCCAAAATTATTCTGCTATCCGCATTGATCTATCTTAACCTTAGTAAATTTTTTAACCAAAAGCATCTGATTTTTTTGTTCATTTTGAACTATTAAATGAATCTTCACATTTGCCAAACAATTATTATACAGAATAGCTTTCACTAACATTTAGTTACCGATTTTAACATAAATGTAACAAACCTATTTCTAGTTTAATAAATGATGTTAGGAAAGGCATAAAATGGGATTTCTTGCCATAAAATTATTATTGTTTTAAGCATCTGTTGGAAAAATGTAGGGATTTGCGTCACAGCGATTTGAATATATCAAAATCAGGAAAATTTGACATTATTAAATTTAATTGATATTTAATATTCAAAAAAGTCTCTTTTTTTAGCAATATTTGGATAATTTTAATTTTGTGATCTGTATATAGCAATCCACTTTGATTTCTGAAATTATTTGCGTAGGAAGGAATATTTGAGGAATTTAGTTGTAATTGATGAATTGTGTATGTTGAAACACAGAATATGGAGAGTACAAGCGCGCTTCACTTAATTAATAACTCATTAACATTTCTTGACTGGAGAAGAATAACTTAACAAATAGCTTCTGATGTTGCCTCAGTAGAGCTTTGTCTTGAGTACAGAAACGCTAGTACCCCTACCTGTAAGTAAATATTCCTCCCCTCAAAAAAATACTAGTACCCCACCATAAAAAAACTTTGAAATCTTTACTAGGCAGGGGTTTCAACAGTTGAGTACATCCCTAATTAAATGCTGTTACTAGATGAGGTAGCTGATATAACACTTTTGATAGATAGAACTCAGGCAAGTGTCATCAATTTCTATCGCAGTTGTATTTGATATATGAACAGGACAAGGAAACAAAGGTAACAAGGAGGATAAATTAAAGAGATATTTGTAACTTCTACACAGATTGCTATAGTTGAGACTTTCAATAATAGATAGTTAAGAACTATAAATTCTAAAGAAAGTCTAAAAAATATAGTCTTACCTGAGTAGATTGAAGCCAAATATCTTTTTTTGTGATATGTATCACGAAAAACCTACTTAACATTCCTAACTTATATTTAGCTGGCTATTTGTTTCAGTCTTAATATAAACGCGATAAACATAAGTTAAAGTAATACCTGCATATATCAAATATCAACGAGGTTATCTGTGAATTGTAAAGATTA contains the following coding sequences:
- a CDS encoding helix-turn-helix domain-containing protein, translated to MPYAITKRCIQCDHCLPQCPEGAIQVIDGDYWIDPSLCNDCEGYMTPQCVLCCPVNSPVPYQAKKGRCKVDANVITSQKLFTDGKGHPFASAIVIWELCNVLAQRQSLPWQVDADGELYYQRQINGGKGAIAFRVTDSVNSEPESVLKGAKALSAIEAFDIRSACMHLIYAAHATNLDQPWEEKFTINDRQIEDYLGLEKRKDLSKTTKLALIKELAQQPCQLIASIDLPAKGKIPGVYLEKSRLWHLLDIQHHFQEDDLGCKHLVGLTFTIKVGQWAEYFLNRQGCKERTAFYQYGTLPKALLNVVMSIWQQHEGAARMMLWLLFKTKIGREQRITIPTLMRVAYGERKLSQVSGHPEHRQRLLRIFESDLEVLNYHGLKPIFDPVTYPLEIQPLWAKLVDIPEDAEAALDFWIDDGSNGTRLTDAAPRGKWNRLMNARILYFEVPPEWKKQLAKSKKKQRTTSRKTKLKPQIALSVEYILEARKRLGLSQRDLAKLTGKSQSWIRDIENGRFEAKLEDQMLLQKALAMGNG
- a CDS encoding KGG domain-containing protein, giving the protein MSDTSKRGFASMDEDKQREIASKGGHAAHEKGTAHEFTSEEAREAGRKGGEAVSQDREHMAEIGSKGGKSSHRGSSKSNNNNDEDNNEEGKGTQGGTRGQHSQAGKQSHKNQ
- a CDS encoding DUF1499 domain-containing protein, yielding MVFAGKRPNNLGVNNGKLASCPNSPNCVSSQSTDAVHQIAPLTFTSTPEEAIANLKSIIESLPRTQIITESTDYLYAEFKSALLGFVDDVEFYLDRNANVIQVRSASRLGQSDLGVNRQRIETIRAKFNEA
- a CDS encoding alanine--glyoxylate aminotransferase family protein, whose protein sequence is MTHTVSINDSQRLQLAPLATPNRLLLGPGPSNAHPAVLQAMNTSPVGHLDPAFLALMDEIQSLLRYVWQTENPLTIAVSGTGTAAMEATIANITEPGDVVLIGVAGYFGNRLVDMAGRYGADVRTITKPWGQVFNLDEIRTALETHRPAILALVHAETSTGARQPLEGVADLCREFDTLLLVDTVTSLGGVPIFLDNWGVDLAYSCSQKGLGCPPGASPFTMSPRAVEKLQNRRSKVANWYLDMNLLSKYWGTERIYHHTAPINLYYALREALRLVAEEGLANSWQRHQKNVEYLWDSLEDIGLSMHVEREYRLPTLTTVRIPEGVDGKAIARKLLDEHNIEIGGGLGELAGKVWRVGLMGFNSRKESVDRLLEALRQVLPK
- a CDS encoding DUF938 domain-containing protein produces the protein MTPQDARQEAPATQRNREPILEVLLQVLPASGTILEIAAGTGEHSVFFAPKFKPRQWLPTDVNPQSLASISAWIEHCGCENIYPPQTLDVREAVWTVETGVVSEWLQTSPITAIVNINMIHISSWSACLGLMAGANRILQPGDILYLYGPFKRGGEHTAPSNAAFDEYLRAQNPEWGVRNLEDVIAVANAENFVFKQIYQMPANNLSVVFERSANE